The following is a genomic window from Arthrobacter sp. NicSoilB4.
TGGCCGAGCATGTCGGGGACGATCATCGAACGGCGGGACCAGGTCTTGATGACGTTCTTGGTGCCCTTTTCGTTTTCCCTGGCTACCTTTACAAAGAGGTGCTGGTCAACGAAAGGACCTTTTTTCAGGCTGCGTGGCATGTGTCCAGGCTCCTATCGCT
Proteins encoded in this region:
- the rpsS gene encoding 30S ribosomal protein S19 gives rise to the protein MPRSLKKGPFVDQHLFVKVARENEKGTKNVIKTWSRRSMIVPDMLGHTIAVHDGRKHIPVFVTESMVGHKLGEFAPTRTFRGHVKDDRKGKRR